In one window of Syngnathus scovelli strain Florida chromosome 20, RoL_Ssco_1.2, whole genome shotgun sequence DNA:
- the dll4 gene encoding delta-like protein 4 translates to MAAWVTFALAFSTMTQVFASGVFELHLHDFKNHRGLLANGLPCKPSCRTYFRVCLKNYQVVVSPGECIFGSARTPVLGSVLPGPIQIPFNYGWPGSFSLIIEAWHAPHGNLPVDANNSDFLISFFAIQRQLSVGSDWAQDTQTSEQTELKYSYRFVCNKSYYGESCSKKCTPRDDRFGHYTCTRDGQLSCLAGWKGEYCEEPICLEGCSERNGNCSKPGECVCRDGWQGTFCDECKKYPACKHGTCQLPWQCNCQEGWGGLFCDQDLNFCTHHHPCVNGATCMNTGQGSYTCTCMPGFTGVNCELEMQECDSNPCRNGGICTNLESGYMCSCPDGFEGSHCEHSLLTCVDSPCFHGGKCWEKDNGRSYMCECPSGYTGLNCEKRVDKCTTLPCANGGQCLIHGGTRVCSCRAGFTGQHCEININECAGNPCVNGGTCLDRINDYTCACPPGYSGRNCDKVLNDCPLHPCLNGGVCASKTPATCVCPPGFTGHSCEFFAAVTSQVGEAQDGFQWAAVSLAVGLVALLVLLCMVGLALRHIHRQARRQREDTETMNNVSSAQRDNLIPASQLKNTNQKVSLEVDCDSEKSNFIHKNYHLDPYSSKTKEFKDDTSREDKSLIYDKCLEDKRPLSRVCSEKPECRISTISSSRDSMYQSVFVIGDTRRECVIATEV, encoded by the exons TGACACAG GTGTTTGCCTCAGGCGTTTTTGAGCTGCACCTTCACGACTTTAAGAACCACAGGGGCCTGCTGGCCAACGGGCTGCCGTGCAAGCCCAGCTGCAGAACTTACTTCCGGGTGTGCCTGAAAAACTACCAGGTGGTGGTCTCGCCAGGAGAATGCATTTTCGGCAGCGCCCGGACGCCGGTGCTGGGTTCGGTGCTACCCGGTCCCATCCAGATCCCCTTCAACTATGGGTGGCCG GGATCATTTTCATTAATAATTGAAGCCTGGCACGCTCCTCATGGAAATCTACCTGTAG ATGCCAACAACTCAGACTTTCTAATAAGCTTCTTCGCCATCCAAAGACAACTGAGCGTGGGCAGCGACTGGGCTCAGGACACGCAGACCAGCGAGCAGACGGAGCTCAAGTATTCCTACCGATTCGTCTGCAACAAAAGTTACTACGGCGAGAGTTGCTCCAAGAAATGCACGCCCCGGGACGACCGCTTTGGACACTACACCTGCACCAGGGACGGACAGTTGTCCTGCCTGGCCGGCTGGAAGGGGGAATACTGCGAAGAAC CCATCTGTCTGGAAGGCTGCAGCGAGAGGAACGGCAACTGCTCCAAACCtggagagtgtgt GTGTCGAGATGGCTGGCAGGGGACCTTCTGCGACGAGTGCAAAAAATACCCGGCGTGTAAGCACGGCACCTGCCAGCTGCCCTGGCAGTGCAACTGTCAAGAGGGTTGGGGAGGCCTATTCTGTGACCAAG ATCTCAACTTTTGCACGCATCATCATCCCTGCGTGAATGGCGCCACCTGCATGAACACGGGCCAGGGCAGCTACACGTGCACGTGCATGCCGGGCTTCACCGGCGTCAACTGCGAGCTGGAGATGCAGGAGTGCGACAGCAACCCCTGCCGGAACGGAGGAATATGCACT AATCTGGAGAGCGGTTACATGTGCTCGTGTCCGGACGGTTTCGAGGGCTCCCACTGCGAGCACAGCCTCCTGACGTGCGTGGATTCGCCGTGCTTCCACGGAGGCAAGTGCTGGGAGAAGGACAACGGGCGGAGCTACATGTGCGAGTGTCCCAGCGGCTACACCGGCCTCAACTGCGAGAAGAGGGTGGACAAGTGCACCACGCTTCCCTGCGCTAATG GTGGTCAGTGCCTGATCCACGGTGGTACCCGGGTATGCAGTTGCCGCGCGGGATTTACGGGCCAGCACTGCGAGATCAACATCAACGAGTGCGCCGGGAACCCGTGCGTCAATGGCGGGACCTGCCTGGACCGGATCAACGACTACACCTGCGCGTGCCCCCCGGGGTACAGCGGACGCAACTGCGACAAGGTCCTCAATGACTGTCCTCTCCATCCTTGCCTCAATGGCGGCGTCTGCGCCAGTAAGACCCCGGCGACCTGCGTGTGCCCGCCTGGCTTCACGGGACACAGCTGCGAGTTCTTCGCCGCTGTGACTTCACAAGTCGGGGAGGCTCAAGATGGCTTCCAGTGGGCAGCCGTCTCTCTGGCCGTGGGTCTGGTGGCGCTTTTGGTGCTGCTTTGCATGGTGGGCTTGGCGCTGAGGCACATCCACCGGCAGGCCCGAAGGCAACGAGAGGACACGGAGACCATGAACAATGTGTCCAGCGCTCAGCGGGATAATCTCATACCGGCTTCGCAGCTCAAAAACACCAACCAGAAAGTCAGCCTGGAGGTGGACTGCGACTCGGAGAAGTCGAACTTTATCCACAAAAACTATCACTTGGACCCTTACAGCTCGAAAACAAAGGAATTTAAAGACGACACGTCGAGAGAAGACAAAAGTCTTATTTATGA